The genomic DNA ACTCCTTTCCGCCACCCTTCCAAGCTCTTCCCAAATCTGAGTAAAACGATCAACAACATCGCATTTTAGCCCTTCACGCATAGCAATAATCAAATCTGCGGTGGCATCTGCATCCCTTATATCGTACCATGATTCTCTGTCCCGCTTCTCCAAGCTGAGTATTCCCCGATTTACCATACGTTTTAAATGATACGAAAGGGTGGACTTCGCGCAGCCTATTTCCTGCAATATTTGATTGTAGGAACTTTTTCCGTGAATAAGCAGATACATCACTATGCGTCTAGGAGTAGGCTGCATCAGCACCGATATGGTCCGGCGGTCACGGATGTGAAAGCGATCGGATGGGAAATAGCGCTTC from Methanomassiliicoccales archaeon includes the following:
- a CDS encoding helix-turn-helix domain-containing protein, giving the protein MDEVLNLENRRRIYQYIKSHPGTYLREMERELGMETGVLSYHLRYMEKRNVIRVEDDGYWKRYFPSDRFHIRDRRTISVLMQPTPRRIVMYLLIHGKSSYNQILQEIGCAKSTLSYHLKRMVNRGILSLEKRDRESWYDIRDADATADLIIAMREGLKCDVVDRFTQIWEELGRVAERSRDG